The Leptospira bouyouniensis genome window below encodes:
- the bcp gene encoding thioredoxin-dependent thiol peroxidase translates to MLEVGKKAPNFTSVNQNGEKVKLADLTGKNGIVVYFYPRDMTPGCTTEACDFRDNFARLKKFGYNVVGISKDNPKSHTKFIEKQELNFDLISDETGEICEAYGVWREKVFMGRKGMGIVRSTFLLDSSLKIKKIYDSVKVKGHVEEIIKDIQEIQGK, encoded by the coding sequence ATGTTGGAAGTAGGAAAAAAAGCCCCCAATTTTACAAGTGTCAATCAAAACGGCGAAAAAGTAAAACTTGCCGATTTAACAGGAAAAAATGGAATCGTGGTGTATTTTTACCCAAGGGACATGACTCCGGGTTGCACAACTGAAGCATGTGACTTTCGAGACAACTTTGCTCGTCTTAAAAAATTTGGCTACAATGTAGTAGGTATTTCCAAAGACAATCCTAAGTCTCATACCAAGTTCATCGAAAAACAAGAACTCAATTTTGATCTTATCTCTGATGAAACTGGTGAAATTTGTGAAGCTTACGGCGTGTGGCGAGAGAAAGTATTTATGGGTCGTAAAGGAATGGGAATTGTTCGATCAACTTTCCTACTTGATAGTTCTCTCAAAATTAAAAAAATCTATGACAGCGTGAAGGTAAAAGGACACGTTGAAGAAATCATCAAAGACATTCAGGAAATCCAAGGGAAATGA